In Candidatus Nomurabacteria bacterium, the following proteins share a genomic window:
- a CDS encoding rod shape-determining protein yields the protein MAWNNLNPKIGIDLGTTSILVFVPGHGIVLNEPSVVAVSDDNRVVAVGAEAKRMIGRTPDTIRAYRPMKDGVIADYRVTEAMLRYFLRKALGRFNIFKPDVMVSVPAGVTSTERRAVVEATIKAGAKNAYVVKEPILAAIGAGVPIYEAQGHMIIDIGGGTIDVAVISLGGIVASNSVKCAGNRIDTAIVDYVKKTRNLSIGEKTAEEIKITIGSALPLEEELVMDIKGRDVLSGLPRTTEMRTNEVVRAIGRELREMVKAIKDVFQDTPPELASDIIDGGIIMTGGTSQLRNFPELIKRRTGVKAQLADQALFCVATGTGIALEHLDTYKRTVLAKR from the coding sequence ATGGCCTGGAATAATTTGAACCCAAAAATTGGCATAGATCTTGGTACTACCAGCATTCTGGTGTTTGTACCTGGTCACGGGATTGTACTAAACGAACCATCGGTGGTGGCGGTGTCTGATGATAACCGAGTGGTGGCAGTTGGAGCTGAAGCAAAACGGATGATTGGTCGTACGCCAGATACGATTCGTGCTTACCGTCCGATGAAGGATGGAGTAATTGCGGACTATCGGGTGACTGAGGCTATGCTTCGCTACTTTTTGCGCAAAGCCCTTGGTCGATTCAATATTTTTAAACCGGATGTGATGGTGTCAGTGCCGGCGGGAGTCACTTCGACCGAAAGACGGGCTGTGGTGGAAGCGACAATCAAGGCGGGGGCCAAGAACGCCTATGTGGTAAAAGAGCCGATATTGGCGGCGATTGGGGCTGGGGTGCCGATCTATGAGGCGCAGGGGCATATGATTATTGATATTGGTGGTGGTACGATCGATGTGGCGGTTATTTCTTTGGGAGGTATCGTGGCTTCCAACTCAGTTAAATGCGCCGGTAACCGGATAGATACAGCGATTGTTGATTATGTGAAAAAAACTCGCAATTTATCTATTGGTGAAAAAACGGCTGAAGAAATTAAGATAACTATCGGCTCGGCCTTGCCCTTGGAAGAGGAGTTGGTGATGGATATTAAAGGGCGTGATGTCTTGTCTGGTTTGCCGCGTACTACCGAGATGCGTACCAATGAAGTAGTGCGGGCAATTGGCCGAGAATTGCGAGAAATGGTCAAAGCTATTAAGGATGTTTTTCAAGACACTCCTCCGGAACTAGCCTCGGATATTATCGATGGTGGAATAATAATGACTGGTGGAACTTCACAGTTGCGCAATTTTCCCGAATTAATCAAGCGGCGTACCGGTGTTAAGGCGCAATTGGCCGACCAAGCACTCTTTTGTGTGGCTACCGGTACTGGTATTGCATTAGAGCACCTTGATACCTACAAACGGACAGTGCTAGCTAAACGATAG
- a CDS encoding type IV secretion system DNA-binding domain-containing protein, protein MPEGIPKKFTSPEEEISYLREQIAARERELLARSPEVDQADIETVGKQEIREYASFTPRSVLDPKHKFAEADVAVASEQVALAADPVEEIVHIALEKGIRNALSVLEKTDNAYIIDQVHRRLVEQIRSGVNIQDIKEGMPTWHLLHMTLYELTLPETKAADGREYQLSELIGMMEQLFAGLRNIGSEQSHNHFAIEIAVADFSDDIVFYVAVPNQFVTLFEKQVLSLFPHAELTVQAHDYNIFVDQGVTLISELKLKKHPIYPIRTHDGFTSDPLAVILNAFSKIEREGGGAAVQFLMRYPQKKYNKSYSEVIKNMQKGMKAGEAISRSTIGGEIMGSLSDLIFSKKPKEGEGSSSTIESDKIEVFSRKVKSEIVETNIRIAVSARDSARAEQILGEIESTFNQFDLVDGNSFAPKRAKGSLKSLQKAFAFREFWTKAIIPFNLTELSTLIHFPGNGVLSSPQFKQSHANTAAAPNDMPTEGTLLGINNHRNSEREIYITNEDRLRHFYIIGQTGTGKTTLMKNMITQDILRGDGVCMIDPHGTDIEDVLSAVPKEREQDVIYFDPSRLDRILALNMLEYDITKPEQKTFVVNELFSIFQKLYGANPESMGPMFEQYFRNATLLVMEDPDSGNTLMDISRVMADAKYRRMKLEKATNPVVVQFWREIASKAGGEASLENIVPYIVSKFDVFTANDYMRPIIGQQKSAFNFRQVMDERKILLVNLSKGRLGEINANLIGMIIVGKILMAALSRVDDPTRGFAPFYLHMDEFQNVSTNSISAILSEARKYKLGLTIAHQFIAQLDPNIKDAVFGNVGSMAAFRVGPEDAQFLEHQFSPPFNASNLMNIPNRNALVRILANGTPTKPFNIKTMPPPPTDLTRINEMIELSYHTHGRPRAEVEAEISARYAKETPLVL, encoded by the coding sequence ATGCCAGAGGGAATACCTAAGAAATTCACTTCTCCGGAAGAGGAGATTAGTTATCTGCGTGAGCAAATTGCGGCGCGTGAGCGCGAGCTTTTGGCTCGTAGTCCGGAAGTAGACCAGGCTGATATCGAAACTGTTGGTAAGCAGGAGATTAGAGAATACGCTTCTTTTACTCCTAGGTCAGTCCTTGATCCTAAACACAAATTTGCTGAAGCTGATGTGGCGGTGGCCAGCGAGCAGGTGGCTTTAGCGGCAGATCCGGTGGAAGAAATAGTACATATTGCGCTAGAAAAAGGGATTAGAAATGCGTTGTCGGTTCTAGAAAAAACCGACAACGCCTACATTATCGACCAAGTCCATCGTCGTTTGGTGGAGCAAATTCGGTCTGGGGTAAATATTCAGGATATAAAAGAGGGGATGCCGACTTGGCACCTACTTCATATGACACTTTATGAGCTAACTTTACCGGAGACTAAAGCAGCTGATGGGCGAGAATATCAGTTATCAGAGCTGATCGGGATGATGGAGCAGTTGTTTGCCGGCCTTAGAAATATTGGTTCGGAGCAGTCGCACAATCATTTTGCTATTGAGATTGCGGTGGCGGATTTTAGTGATGATATCGTATTTTATGTTGCGGTTCCTAATCAGTTTGTCACCTTATTTGAAAAGCAGGTATTGTCGCTGTTTCCACACGCTGAACTGACAGTGCAGGCGCATGATTATAATATCTTTGTTGATCAAGGAGTAACTTTGATCAGTGAGTTAAAGTTAAAAAAGCATCCAATTTACCCAATTCGTACGCATGACGGCTTTACCTCTGATCCGCTGGCGGTTATTTTAAATGCTTTTTCTAAAATTGAGCGCGAAGGCGGCGGTGCGGCGGTGCAGTTTTTGATGCGTTATCCGCAAAAAAAATACAACAAAAGTTACAGCGAAGTGATCAAAAACATGCAGAAAGGTATGAAAGCGGGTGAGGCAATTTCGCGTAGCACTATTGGTGGTGAGATTATGGGTTCTTTGTCTGATTTAATCTTTAGCAAAAAACCAAAAGAGGGTGAAGGTTCATCATCGACCATAGAGTCCGATAAAATTGAAGTATTCTCCCGAAAGGTCAAGTCAGAGATTGTAGAAACAAATATTCGGATAGCAGTTTCAGCTCGAGACAGCGCTAGAGCCGAGCAAATTTTAGGAGAGATTGAATCTACCTTCAATCAATTTGATCTGGTTGATGGTAATAGTTTTGCGCCTAAGCGGGCCAAAGGAAGTCTTAAATCACTTCAGAAAGCTTTTGCTTTTCGCGAATTTTGGACTAAAGCGATTATTCCGTTCAACTTGACTGAATTATCAACTTTGATTCATTTTCCAGGTAATGGTGTTCTATCTTCACCGCAGTTTAAACAATCGCATGCCAACACGGCAGCGGCTCCCAATGACATGCCAACCGAAGGAACATTGCTTGGTATAAATAATCATCGCAATTCAGAACGTGAAATCTACATAACCAACGAAGACCGTTTGCGACACTTCTATATCATTGGACAGACTGGTACTGGTAAGACCACGCTAATGAAAAATATGATAACGCAAGATATTTTGCGGGGTGATGGTGTGTGTATGATAGATCCTCATGGAACCGATATTGAGGATGTGCTCAGTGCGGTACCAAAAGAGCGAGAACAGGATGTTATTTACTTTGACCCATCGCGACTCGACCGCATCCTCGCACTCAACATGCTTGAGTATGATATTACCAAGCCGGAGCAGAAGACCTTTGTGGTCAATGAGCTGTTTTCAATTTTCCAAAAGCTCTACGGAGCCAATCCGGAGTCAATGGGGCCAATGTTTGAACAATACTTCCGTAACGCCACTTTGTTAGTCATGGAAGACCCTGACAGCGGCAATACTTTGATGGATATCTCGCGAGTTATGGCCGACGCTAAATATCGTCGAATGAAACTAGAAAAGGCTACCAACCCTGTGGTTGTACAGTTTTGGCGGGAAATTGCTTCAAAGGCTGGTGGTGAAGCGTCGCTTGAGAATATTGTGCCTTATATCGTATCTAAATTCGATGTTTTTACCGCCAATGACTACATGCGGCCAATCATCGGGCAACAAAAATCAGCCTTTAACTTCCGGCAGGTAATGGACGAACGTAAGATTCTCTTAGTCAATCTATCGAAAGGTCGATTGGGAGAAATTAATGCCAATCTGATTGGTATGATAATTGTTGGCAAGATACTGATGGCGGCATTGTCTCGAGTGGATGATCCAACTCGAGGGTTTGCACCGTTTTATCTCCATATGGATGAGTTTCAGAATGTCTCAACCAATTCCATATCGGCGATTTTGTCTGAGGCGCGTAAGTATAAGCTTGGCCTCACTATTGCTCATCAATTTATTGCCCAGCTTGATCCCAACATTAAAGATGCTGTGTTTGGCAACGTGGGTTCAATGGCGGCTTTTCGGGTTGGTCCCGAGGATGCTCAGTTCCTGGAACATCAGTTCTCACCACCATTTAATGCCAGCAATTTAATGAATATTCCAAACCGCAATGCCTTGGTGCGTATTTTGGCCAACGGCACACCGACCAAGCCTTTCAATATTAAGACCATGCCACCACCACCGACTGATCTCACCAGAATCAATGAAATGATCGAATTAAGTTATCATACCCACGGCCGTCCGCGGGCTGAGGTCGAAGCTGAGATATCCGCACGGTATGCTAAAGAGACGCCGCTGGTTTTATAG
- a CDS encoding UDP-N-acetylglucosamine 1-carboxyvinyltransferase, producing MLNIGHKIADLRETKGITQTELAKTLKTTQSAVARMEAGKQNISADMLKRIGKALGKNLITLSPGTVNVEIEGGHKLNGTIETNTSKNGAVGLLCASLLNRGTTTLHRMPRIEEVHRIVEVLESIGSRVEWQGSTITITPPKKYQLNKIDVEAAKRTRSIVMFIGPLIHHFAKFNLPQSGGCKLGSRTVKPHFFALENFGVNIKATNDSFEITKSNKRPSEVILYESGDTVTENALFAAALTPNTTVIKYATANYMVQEICIFLQLLGVKIDGIGTTTLTVTGISNINKNVEYTLSEDPTDSMFFLAAAIVTNSAITITRCPIDFLELELLKLEKMGFKYTKSKPYLSHNNFTKLVDITTKPSKLVALHEKIHPSVYPGLNIDNLPFFAVIATQAKGQTLIHDWVYEKRAIYFTELEKLGADTVLADPHRIFITGPTELKANELICPPALRPATILLIAMLGAKGHSVLRNIYSINRGYENLVERLASLGAQIKYLDEF from the coding sequence ATGTTAAATATTGGACACAAGATAGCAGACTTACGAGAAACCAAGGGTATTACTCAGACCGAATTAGCCAAGACATTAAAAACCACCCAAAGTGCCGTAGCCAGAATGGAAGCTGGCAAGCAAAATATCAGCGCTGACATGCTCAAACGAATCGGTAAGGCGCTAGGCAAGAATCTGATCACTCTCTCCCCTGGTACAGTAAATGTAGAAATTGAAGGTGGACACAAACTAAACGGTACTATAGAAACCAACACCTCTAAAAATGGCGCTGTTGGCCTACTCTGTGCCAGCTTACTAAACCGTGGTACCACCACCCTGCACCGCATGCCCCGAATTGAAGAAGTACATCGCATCGTTGAAGTTCTAGAGAGCATCGGTAGTAGAGTTGAGTGGCAAGGTAGCACCATCACGATTACTCCACCCAAGAAATACCAACTCAACAAAATTGACGTTGAAGCTGCCAAGCGAACCCGCAGCATTGTCATGTTTATCGGTCCACTAATTCATCATTTTGCAAAATTTAACCTACCACAATCCGGTGGCTGCAAACTCGGTAGCCGCACCGTCAAGCCGCACTTTTTCGCCTTAGAGAACTTTGGTGTAAATATAAAGGCCACAAATGACAGCTTTGAAATAACTAAAAGCAACAAGAGACCTTCAGAAGTCATCCTTTACGAATCAGGTGACACGGTTACTGAAAACGCACTGTTTGCCGCCGCCTTGACTCCTAACACTACCGTCATCAAATACGCCACCGCTAATTACATGGTGCAAGAAATCTGCATCTTTCTTCAACTACTAGGCGTAAAGATAGATGGCATTGGCACCACCACCCTAACCGTTACTGGAATATCAAATATTAATAAAAATGTTGAATACACCTTATCTGAAGACCCGACCGATAGTATGTTTTTCTTGGCTGCCGCTATCGTCACCAACTCAGCTATCACCATTACTCGCTGTCCGATTGATTTTCTAGAACTGGAGCTCTTAAAACTAGAAAAAATGGGCTTTAAGTACACTAAGTCCAAGCCTTACTTATCGCACAATAATTTCACCAAGCTGGTTGATATTACGACAAAACCATCAAAACTGGTCGCTCTTCATGAAAAAATTCACCCTTCTGTTTACCCAGGCTTAAACATCGACAACCTTCCCTTCTTCGCCGTTATCGCTACGCAAGCTAAGGGTCAAACCCTGATTCACGACTGGGTCTATGAGAAACGCGCCATTTATTTTACCGAACTCGAAAAACTAGGAGCTGACACCGTACTAGCTGACCCGCACCGCATCTTTATCACCGGACCAACCGAACTCAAAGCTAACGAACTTATCTGTCCACCTGCCCTCCGCCCGGCTACCATCCTTCTCATTGCCATGCTTGGAGCCAAGGGTCATAGCGTGCTTCGCAATATCTACAGCATCAACCGTGGTTACGAAAACCTAGTAGAGCGCCTCGCTTCGCTCGGCGCTCAGATTAAGTACTTGGATGAGTTTTAA